Part of the Rhodopirellula bahusiensis genome is shown below.
ATTGCATCCATCGCGCCGCCGGTCTTGGACGCGAGCAGCGTGGAAGAGATTGCAAGCACGCCCGTCGTGAGCAAGCCAATGATGGTTGCGGATGTTCCAGCAAACCCTTCCCCAACTACGCCCACAGGGAAAGACTCTCGCTCGCCGATGCAGTGGCTGGCGATCATCGTGACCATCGCCATGGTAGTTTGGGCAGTGGGTGCAACGTTGTTGCTGATGCGAATGACGATTGGCTGGATCCGGCTGGCAGGAATCCTACGCCGAGCGGAACCCATCGCTGATCCTGACTACGTGGCCGCGTTCATAAAGGCCTGTGATCTGGCCGGTTGCCATGAGGGACACACACCCCGTTTGCTCGCGTCCGACGAAATCTCTGGCCCACTCGCCGCGGGCATCTTTGCTGGTTCGGTTGTCCTCCCCAAGCGGTTGATTGCCGATTCGAGTCCGACCGAGCTTGCCGAAGTCTTTGTTCATGAAGTCGCACACGTCGTCCGGCGAGACCAGATTGTCGTCTTGTTGCAAAACCTGGTCGCAGCGATCTATTGGCCTCATCCACTGGTCCGGAAGCTCAACCGCGAACTCGCCAAAGCCCGCGAAGAAGTCTGTGACAACTTTGTGTTGGCAACCACTGAAGCCCCCATCTACAGCCGCACACTGTTGTCGCTGGCTCAACTTGTTCAGCAGCCCGAAACGATCCCCGGCAGCGTCGGCTTCTTCGCGTCTCGCTGGAAACTGGAACATCGCGTGGCGGGACTACTAGACGAAGCTCGCGACACGCAAACGTTCCTCAGCCGGCGCGGATGGGCATTTGTTCTCGCATCGACTGTCGGACTGTTGGCCGCGATCTGTGTTGGCACCGTTACAATTGCGACCGCACAGAATTCGAAGAAAGATTCGGTCGCCGAGTCCGAAGCAAATTCAAGCGAGATTGAGATCAGTGGCATCGTCCGCGAACAAAGTGGAGCCCCAATTGGCGGCGCAAAGATTTGGTTGGCAGTCACGTCGTTCGAGTTCAACAGCGAAGCGAACATGGAGAATCGCGAGGGTCTGCTGCGTGAGTTGGGTTCAACCGATGAGCGGGGCCGTTTTGACTTCTTGCTTGATGAAGCAACGACTTCGGAAATCCGCGAACGCCCTCGATTCGCTCGTGTTCAAATTGTTGCAACGTGTGATGGGCATGGGATGGATTGGTTGCCACTGGATGTGTTCCAGGACGATCCAATTCTCAGTAAGGAGAGAGATCTTCTGCAGTCCAGAATCGACGACGCGTTTGGCGATGGACGGTTCGCTAGCAGAACCCTTGTCATGCGACCCGAATCGCAGCCGGTTCGGGGGCGGATCATCGATCTGGAAGGCAACGAACTATCGAACGTGACCGTGTTCGTCGAAAACCTTTGTCAACCAAACGTTCCGCAGTTGATGAACGCCCTGGAGAATGCTTGGAAGCAGGGCGTGTATGACGCGAAGAGTTCAACTGCCGTCGCTGGCGGACTTGCCAGAAGCGAGCTGCAAAAACTCTTCCCTCCGATCAAGACGGATGAAAACGGCGAATTTCAAATTCGCGGCATCGGCGATGATCAACTCGCCACGCTCGTCTTTCAAGACGAACGTATCGAAGCCCGGCCCGTGCATGTTGTCGGTCGCGAAATGGAGATGGTAAGCCTGCCACACAGGGATCAAAAACCCGACGGAACGAAGGACTTGTTCGTCGGACGAGACTTCAACTATTTCGCCGCCCCATCGATTCCGGTCGAAGGGACTGTCACGGACTGCGACACGGGCAAACCTATCGCAGGCGTATTGGTCTCTGTCGAGCGACTATTCCGACGCGAATACGCAAAGTTGCGGCTCGACACCCACCACATGCGTGCGGTGACCGATCAGCAAGGTCGCTTTCGCATCATTGGTATGCCGCCAGGCGACGGGCACATTATCGAAGCCGTGCCGCCGAAATCCGAACCTTACCTACCAGCTCCACACGAAGTTTCACTGAGCCTGGAGGATGGCAAAACGAAGCGTATCGAGATTCTGGTCAAGCGGGGCGTCTGGATCGAAGGGCGTATCGCGGATATAGAAACTGGCGAACCACGATCGGCGGCGATCGACTACATGGCGTTGAGTGAGAACCCTTACGCGATGGATATCGCCGGTTGGGATCCTACGTTGAGCCTTGATCCTGTCCGGGTCGAACAGCGTTACGTGACGGACAATGATGGCCGCTATCGCTTGCCCGCCCTGCCCGGTCCCGGTGTGTTGTTGGTCACGTCACTCGATCCTGGCTATCCGCTGGCCGCCGGTGCCGAGACGATCGATGGCTATAATCCGTCGACCGGCAAAATTCCCACGACACCGTTTCCCGTGCCAGCCTCGGATTGGCATTTACTAAAAGAGATCAATCCTGCCAAAGACGCAACCTCATTGACGAGTGACCTGAGGCTCGATGGCGGTGTTCGCATTCCCGGCCGCGTCATCGGCCCCGATGGCAAACCCACTTCGAATATCTACGCCCTCGGGTTAACGGAGGGCGACCCGTACTGGACCCCAAATAGTCCCGACAAAGCTCTCTTGACCGATAGATTCACGGTTAACGGCTACGACGGCAAGGGCCCGCGTCAATTGTTCTTCAAGAACCAGGACGAAACGCTTGTTGGCCAGTATCGGCTCGAAGGCACCGCACCGCCGGAGATCGCTGTCAAACTCGAACCGTCCGTGCGAGTCATTGGACATTTAATTGAGAACGAAACAGGTCTTCCCGCGCCGCGATACTTTGTTTTCTGCGAGGAGTTTTTGTTAAATGGAAACGCTCCGCCATTGGACTTCATGATTCATTGGTGCCATAGCGATAACGATGGCGGATTTGAGATCAAGGGTTTGATGGCAGGTCATATCTATAAGATGAAAGCTCGCGGTCGAAGCGGCAAGAAAGTTTACTTCACGATTGACCTGACCAAAGCTAAGCCGGGAGAGACCTTGGAACTCGCTGATGTCTCTCATCCTGGAACTCATGGTACGGACAATTCAAAATCTTCATCAACGATGAAGAAATCAAGCGATGTCGCCAGCGTCAGTACTGGAAGTCGCCAGAACAAATCGGAAGATAAAGCGGCGCACTCACCCATCCGCTTGGCCGGACGCGTGATCGATCCCAACGGCACCCCGGTTTCGGGCGCGAAAATCTTTTATGCCGGCAGCTTGGTCGAGCCGCTGTTGAATGAAGAGCAAGCGATTCCGTTGGCGGTCAGCCAGCAGAACGGTTCGTTCGAGTTCGCTATCTCCCGATCAAAACGTTCTCAGCTTCATGGCGAACGACTCTTAAGATATGGGACCGTGGTGGCAACCCTGGATGGTTTTGCCCCCGCATTGGCGAACTTGCAGGACCGCGTTTCGGACGAACCGCTTGAACTGCGTCTTGCGAGCAACGACGAGCCACTATCCGGTCGAATCCTTGATCTGCAAGGTCAGCCCGTCCCTGGGGTAAAAATATCTTTCAACGCTCTTGAAGTGCCCGTGCCCGAAAGTCTCGGGGTCAGTGCTTGGCGGAAGATGCTCAATGATCGACCGGACGGAATGGCGGTGCAGCGAAAATTTTTCTCACTCGCGATGCTGCCATCATTCATTAGCAAGAGGCAAGTTGCAACGGATG
Proteins encoded:
- a CDS encoding M56 family metallopeptidase, with protein sequence MNTFSDQLVLWVINVLIHSSVLTAVLLCVAILFRKRAAMRYWILCCGLLLVLASPAVSALVQSQSTGWFTLALPDETVPTATVAATEQPMPANDSPMESLPTQQVIASIAPPVLDASSVEEIASTPVVSKPMMVADVPANPSPTTPTGKDSRSPMQWLAIIVTIAMVVWAVGATLLLMRMTIGWIRLAGILRRAEPIADPDYVAAFIKACDLAGCHEGHTPRLLASDEISGPLAAGIFAGSVVLPKRLIADSSPTELAEVFVHEVAHVVRRDQIVVLLQNLVAAIYWPHPLVRKLNRELAKAREEVCDNFVLATTEAPIYSRTLLSLAQLVQQPETIPGSVGFFASRWKLEHRVAGLLDEARDTQTFLSRRGWAFVLASTVGLLAAICVGTVTIATAQNSKKDSVAESEANSSEIEISGIVREQSGAPIGGAKIWLAVTSFEFNSEANMENREGLLRELGSTDERGRFDFLLDEATTSEIRERPRFARVQIVATCDGHGMDWLPLDVFQDDPILSKERDLLQSRIDDAFGDGRFASRTLVMRPESQPVRGRIIDLEGNELSNVTVFVENLCQPNVPQLMNALENAWKQGVYDAKSSTAVAGGLARSELQKLFPPIKTDENGEFQIRGIGDDQLATLVFQDERIEARPVHVVGREMEMVSLPHRDQKPDGTKDLFVGRDFNYFAAPSIPVEGTVTDCDTGKPIAGVLVSVERLFRREYAKLRLDTHHMRAVTDQQGRFRIIGMPPGDGHIIEAVPPKSEPYLPAPHEVSLSLEDGKTKRIEILVKRGVWIEGRIADIETGEPRSAAIDYMALSENPYAMDIAGWDPTLSLDPVRVEQRYVTDNDGRYRLPALPGPGVLLVTSLDPGYPLAAGAETIDGYNPSTGKIPTTPFPVPASDWHLLKEINPAKDATSLTSDLRLDGGVRIPGRVIGPDGKPTSNIYALGLTEGDPYWTPNSPDKALLTDRFTVNGYDGKGPRQLFFKNQDETLVGQYRLEGTAPPEIAVKLEPSVRVIGHLIENETGLPAPRYFVFCEEFLLNGNAPPLDFMIHWCHSDNDGGFEIKGLMAGHIYKMKARGRSGKKVYFTIDLTKAKPGETLELADVSHPGTHGTDNSKSSSTMKKSSDVASVSTGSRQNKSEDKAAHSPIRLAGRVIDPNGTPVSGAKIFYAGSLVEPLLNEEQAIPLAVSQQNGSFEFAISRSKRSQLHGERLLRYGTVVATLDGFAPALANLQDRVSDEPLELRLASNDEPLSGRILDLQGQPVPGVKISFNALEVPVPESLGVSAWRKMLNDRPDGMAVQRKFFSLAMLPSFISKRQVATDAEGRFEMPSFGSGRIVALLLESPTIQTQEIRVVTGVPINPISVPWYENAPALGTLHYVANNFSYVAGPTRPITGVVKNLDTGEPLSGFSVSGGTVGNPMRPVETTSDQQGRFHLTGVSIGSEQTLSVLPPKDQPFIAVQRRVNITPGEDPLEINLEVPRGVWVDGNVVDQQSKKSVGAYLSYFVFDKNRAYQTLRSTGLGLHVGSSGVETDDEGNFRLAVLPGRGVIAARGFRDDYLFGVGDDLIVEGRQSDNDDDDFLATAPHLISTSNYHAVAEVNPENLDSNVEITVGLVLGASAQGRVVDAEGQPLAGTLIRGTRAMAYWRETESSNFKALGFTDGKSRQLLFWHGERNLAGQAVIAPGTTDAMVQLQPAATVSGRLLDKNGAPIRDVPIVSYTHGGNKASEVEHDFLNVPSSLDIRTDDQGKFQIPSLVPGLKYAFGIEDEPGRFPTLIIKSIALEPGETRDMGDIEPLSGPHAAP